The Gammaproteobacteria bacterium DNA window TCAATTTTAAGTGACACACCTTTAATAAGCTCTTGATCACTTTGATCATGTTTGAAATGAACATTATCAAACTCAATGTCACCATTGATTTGCATTTTGTCTGATTGATCATCTATAGCTTCAAGTGGAATATCTTTTAATTCCTGAATTTTTTCTTTCGCGATACTGATACCTTGCAGTTGCGTCCATAATCCCATTGCCTTTAACGCTGGCTGCATGACTCTTCCTGATAGCATAGTTCCTGCTGCAAGAGCTCCCACAGTCAGCTCACCACCAACAACATAGATACTTCCTATCCCAACAAAGCACATCATCACAACTTGTGAGAATGTAGCCCCCACACTTTGAATAACACTATTGATATTACTCAAATCATAAATTGACTGAGCAGAGTGACCTTGTAGTCGCTCGAGGCGTCTCATCATCGGAGCTTCTAAAGCCATAGATTTAACAATATGCATTCCTTGCAATACTTCGATAAGAAAATTTTGTTTTCTTTCTGATGCATCAGATTTTTCATTGAGCGTTGCTTTTAATTGCTTACCCATTACATAGGAAACAACCGCAAATATTGCCATTACAGTTAATGGCACCAAAACCAGCTCTTGTGAAAACACCCAAATTAATGTGAGGAATACAAATACAAATGGCAAATCCACTAGCATAAGAATAGTTTGACCAGAATAAAATTCCCGGATTTGTTTTACTGCATCGACTTTATTTAAATATCGACCTACTGTCTTTCCTTCGAACTTCACCAAGTCTGCATGCAGTACATGGTCAAGCAATTCCATACTTGTTGCATGTTCGTATTGCGCACCCTTCCACGCCAAGATTGTTGAGCGCGCAATTCTCAAAAACACTTCGATAACTGTTGCAAATATAAGCGCACTAATCATTAGTGCAAAAGTATCCAATGCCTTATTTGGAAGGATTCGATCGTACACCTGAAGAATTACCAGAGGCAGCGCGAGCGCGGTAATATTTAATACTATGGAAGCAAACAGAACATCAGGACGACGCCAATGACTGGGGGCATCTAGGTTTTTATTATTTTTTGAATACATTCGTTATTTACCATTAACCTGTATAGATCTATTCTTAGAATAGATATATCAACGCATAGGCGACTCTAACAAGAATCACCCGTTCGCTTGAGTTAACGGCAATAACTGAAAGTTATTTAGTAACTTAGCCTCTTATCTGACAATAAACCGACAGACTAGTCAGTTATAAATTTTGATTTTTATTTTGTATGGATTTTGAAAAATTAATTTTATATTTTTCTTTTTGTCGCTTGATTGCTACCGTTCAATTGCGTTTACCATTCGATGCATTCAATATTATCAAAGGCAACTTGACTACCATCATCAAATTGAATAATTCCCGATACATCAATACCCACTTCAAGAGCAATTGTTTCTACATCGTAATTTAGATTTCTATCGCTGGTATTTTCTTTCCATGGATTTAATGAATTTTCTGTATCACCAAGATCTAACACACGTACCCAATCTTTATCTGAAGAATCACCAATAGCAGCATGAAATTCAGATGCTAAATTAACTCGGTCTTCAGCGGTACTGCCATCATAGGTTGTGGGATTCATCGTAGATTCAGACAATTGCCTACTTTGTACATCATCAATAGGATTGCCGAGTGTTGGTATTATGGATTTCTCCTGAAAGTTTTTTGTTGATTGTTGCAATAACTCTTTTTCCAATTCATCAATACTGACAATTTCAATTTGATGCTTTTCTGAAATAGTAGAATTTTCATGATCGAGTTCGTGTTGTCCATGCTCGCTATCATAGTTATTAACCAACTCACTTATGACAACATTATCGACATATTCTGAGTTCTGCGAATCCTCCTTAAATTCAGGATCATCTATTTTATTATTTCCAGCCACTTTGGTCGACTCCTAGTCAATCAGTTTTTAATAGATATACGCTCCCATTAACTGTATCGGCCTGACAGGCAGCGACATTAGAAATAAAGTTAGATATATGAACGGTAATTCCAATAAGGTTGACATGCGTCACATTTTACAATGACGCACAAACTCAAAATTTTTGAATACAAAGATTAGATAAGCTTGTTACTCGATATTTACAGCTACCATTCAATATTTTCAATGTTATCGAATGATATCTGGCTTCCATCATCAAACTGAATGACTCCAGAAACATCAGAACCCAGTTCCAGCAACTCTGCATTAATATCGTAATCAACAGCTTCACCATCGACTTCAATTGTCCATGGATTAGAAGGATCGGCAGCATTTGCGGCAATATCACTCAGATCAATGGAATCTGTCCAACTTGCCCCAGCCCCGCCATCAATCGAGTCTGAACCGTCTCCTTGCTCAAAGGTGAAGATGTCATTTCCATCACCGCCTAGCAAAGTATCATCACCAGCCCCGCCATCTAGCATGTCATCACCGGCGCCACCTTGAAGCTGATCATCTCCCGCATCTCCGAACAGCTGATCATCACCGGCATCACCTTGTAATTGATCATTACCTTCACCGCCTGCAATATAATCAGCGCCGTCCCCACCTGAAATAACATCAGCACCATCTTTGCCAGAAATAATATTATTGCTTGCATCACCATTAAGAGTATCTGCTCCCGCAGATCCCATAACAACGGTATCTAGCGTATCGAATGTAACATCTATAGTGTGTGACGTAGAGTTTGTATCACCTCCATCTGATTCTACAGATGTTGCAGTAACAGTTAAGGAAACAGTTCCACTTGTTGTTGCAGATGGCACAAGTTGCACATCATTTACTTCTGTCGCGTCTACAGACCACACACCCCCACCAAGATTAGTTCCCATATTTAGAGCAGCGTCTGCTGGTACACCAGAAATTTCTATAGTGAGAGATTCGGAACCATCCGAATCAGCAAGCGCAATATTTAAATTTAAGTCAACAGGCGTCGTATCTACTATGTCGCCATTTATTTCTAAATTGTCCACCAAGAAACTTGAATCGACTGCCTGATCATTAGTGTTCATCATTGCAAACCCAAGATCTAGTACACCACTTTCTGTTGCTGTAAATGTGAATGTATTCCAACCCGTAGACCCAGGACCATTTAAATCAGAAGACTGCGCTAATACCTGTGGAGTGCCATTAATATTAACAATCGCAAAATCATTAAACCCATTGTTTGTATCGTTGACTGTTTCTGCATTGACAAAATTCCAATCAAACGTAACAACATCACCTTCTTCAACAGCAATCGCTGTTTGCATTGACGATCCATCTCTTGCATTACCTGTTGATAATCCATCAAGCGAACCTGCAGCTAATCCTAACTCAGCTTCAATTTGTCCATCTGTTGCACCATTTGCTAACATTTGCGCAACTGAAGATCCTTCGGTTGGCGCCTGTCCTCCAAAATTATTTGGATTATTTACAGTCCCCAATGTATCAACATTTCCCAAACCACCTTCGAATCCAATACTAGGATTTTGAAGATGGGTAATATCATCCGGACCTATAATTACTGGAGCATCTGCAACTGCATCAACTGTGACATCAATTGCATTATTGTAATTCAAGGTTGTGCCATGTTCTTCAACACTAGTTTGTATACCTAAAGAAAAATCAGCATTACTATTCTCAGGCGGAGTTATTGTCAACCCAGATATATCAGACTGATCTAATGTCCAACTTCCATCTCCATTATCAGTTCCGGCTGATAACACTGCACCACCTGGAACACCACTAATCGTCACTGTAACTGTTGCACCTGGCTCAACATCAGCCAATTGAATATTCAGTGCAATAGCCGTATCTTCATCACCCGTTACATCGCCCGCGACTACCGTGGCACCTTCATTAACATCATTGACACTAATATCAAAAGTTTCAGAAGAAGTAGACCCATCTTCAGATGTCGCTGTTACTTCAATCTGCATGGTCTGTGCATTTTCAAAGTCTATTTGACTCGGATCGTTGACTGTCACTTCACCGGTGTCCGCATCAATATTGAAGGCATTATTTGGATTGCTGCTTAAACTGTAGGTGACATCACTGTTCGTGCCATCGGCATCCGAAGCAAACGCGGTCACACCGACGGTTGCACCGACCGCTGCACTTTCAGACACTTCATTCGTTGCCGTATCACTATCTGTCACTGCAGAGACATCAAACTCATCCGCATCGTTGATTGCGATGGTAAATATTTCACTCGAAGTCGATCCATCTTCACTCGTTGCCGTCACTTCAATTTGCATCGACGCACTGTTCTCAAAATCCAACTGACTTGGATCGTTGACCGTCACTTCACCGGTATCGGCATCAATCGCAAACGCATTGTTAGGATTTGAACTTAAACTGTACGTGACATCACTGTTGGTACCGTCTTGGTCTTCCGCAAATGCGGTCACACCGACACTCGCACCGACTGCTGCACTTTCTGAAACTTCGTTCGTCGCAGTATCACTGTCAGTGACTGCGCTGACATCAAATTCATCCGCATCATTGATCGCAATGTTGAATGTCTCACTTGACGTCGACCCGTCTTCTGATGTGGCAGTGACTTCGATTTGCATCGATGCACTGTTTTCAAAATCCAACTGACTTGGATCATTGACCGTCACTTCACCGGTGTCGGCATCAATAGAGAACGCATTGTTAGGATTACTTGATAATGAATAGGTCACATCACTGTTCGTGCCATCGGCATCCGAAGCAAACGCAGTGACTCCAACAGTTGCACCGACTGCTGCACTTTCTGACACTTCATTCGTCGCAGTATCACTGTCGGTGACAGCAGATACATCGAACTCATCCGCATCATTAATGGCGATGTTAAAGGTTTCTGAAGACGCGGATCCGTCTTCACTTGTGGCGGTCACTTCGATTTGCATCGACGCACTGTTCTCAAAATCTAATTGGCTCGGATCATTCACTGTGACTTCACCCGTGTCCGCATCAATAGAGAATGCATTGTTAGGATTTGAACTTAAACTGTACGTGACATCACTGTTGGTACCGTCTTGGTCTTCCGCAAAGGCGGTCACACCGACGGTTGCACCGACTGCTGCACTTTCTGACACTTCGTTCGTTGCCGTATCACTATCTGTCACTGCAGAGACATCAAACTCATCCGCATCGTTGATTGCGATGGTAAATATTTCACTCGAAGTCGATCCATCTTCACTCGTTGCCGTCACTTCAATTTGCATCGACGCACTGTTCTCAAAATCCAACTGACTTGGATCGTTGACCGTCACTTCACCGGTGTCGGCATCAATAGAGAATGCATTGTTAGGATTGCTACTTAAACTGTACGTGACATCACTGTTGGTACCGTCTTGGTCTTCCGCAAATGCGGTCACACCGACACTCGCACCGACTGCTGCACTTTCTGAAACTTCGTTCGTCGCAGTATCACTGTCAGTGACTGCGCTGACATCAAATTCATCCGCATCATTGATCGCAATGTTGAATGTCTCACTTGACGTCGACCCGTCTTCTGATGTGGCAGTGACTTCGATTTGCATCGATGCACTGTTTTCAAAATCCAATTGACTCGGATCATTCACTGTGACTTCACCGGTATCCGCATCAATTGAGAATGCATTGTTAGGATTGCTACTTAAACTGTAAGTGATATCACTGTTGGTGCCATCAGCATCACTCGCAAACGCGGTGACACCCACACTTGCACCCACACTGGCGGATTCGCTGACTTCATTCGTCGCCGTATCAGTATCTGTCACCGCAGAGACATCAAACTCATCGGCGTCATTGATTGCGATGTTGAAGGTTTCTAAAGATGTACTGCCATCTTCGGATGTCGCCGTGACTTCGATTTGCATCGACGCACTGTTCTCAAAGTCGAGCTGACTCGGATCGTTGACCGTCACTTCACCGGTATCGGCATCAATCGCAAACGCATTGTTAGGATTTGAACTTAAACTGTACGTGACATCACTGTTGGTACCGTCTTGGTCTTCCGCAAATGCGGTCACACCGACACTCGCACCGACTGCTGCACTTTCTGAAACTTCGTTCGTCGCAGTATCACTGTCAGTGACTGCGCTGACATCAAACTCGTCCGCATCATTGATTGCGATGTTGAAGGTTTCTAAAGATGTACTGCCATCTTCTGATGTGGCCGTAACTTCGATTTGCATCGACGCACTGTTCTCAAAATCCAACTGACTTGGATCGTTGACCGTGACTTCACCAGTATCTTCGTCAATACTGAACGCATTACCCGGGTTCGAACTTAAACTGTACGTGACATCACTGTTAGTACCGTCTTGGTCTTCTGCAAACGCCGTGACTCCGACGGTGGCACCGACCGCTGCAGACTCACTCACTTCATTCGTTGCCGTATCTGTATCCGTCACCGCAGAGACATCGAACTCGTCGGCATCGTTGATTGAAATATTAAACTGACCTACTGAAGTACTACCATCATCCGATGTAGCAGTGACTTCGATCTGCATACTTTGCGCATTCTCAAAGTTCAGCTGACTCGGATCGTTGACCGTCACTTCACCCGTGTCTTCGTCAATCGCGAAGGCATTGTTTGGATTACTTGATAATGTGTACGTGACATCACTGTTCGTACCATCTAAATCTTCCGCAAACGCAGTGACACCCACACTTGCACCAGCTACCGCTGACTCACTCACCTCATTGGTGGCTGTGTCAGAATCAGTCACTGCTGACACATCGAACTCGTCCGCATCGTTAATCGCAATGTTAAAGGTTTCTGATGATGTACTTCCGTCATCACTCGTCGCTGTCACTTCAATCTGCATGCTTTGTGCATTCTCAAAGTTCAGCTGACTTGGATCATTCACCGTCACTTCACCGGTGTCTGCATCAATACTGAATGCATTGCCCGGGTTCGAACTTAAACTGTAGGTGACATCACTGTTCGTACCATCTAAATCTTCAGCAAACGCCGTCACACCCACTGTGGCACCTGTCGTTGCACTTTCCGAGACTTCATTATCTGTTCCATCACTATCAGTGACAGCGGACACATCGAACTCGTCCGCATCGTTGATGGCAATGTTAAAGGTTTCACTTGATGTCGAGCCATCTTCTGATGTCGCTGTCACTTCGATCTGCATGCTTTGTGCATTCTCAAAGTTCAGCTGACTTGGATCATTCACCGTCACTTCACCGGTGTCTGCATCAATACTGAATGCATTGTTTGGATTACTTGATAATGTGTACGTGACATCACTGTTCGTACCATCTAAATCTTCCGCAAACGCCGTCACACCCACACTTGCACCAGCTACCGCTGACTCACTCACCTCATTGGTGGCTGTGTCAGAATCAGTCACTGCTGACACATCGAACTCGTCCGCATCGTTGATGGCAATGTTGAACGTCTCTGAAGACGTGGATCCGTCATCACTCGTCGCTGTCACTTCGATCTGCATGCTTTGTGCATTCTCAAAGTTCAGCTGACTTGGATCATTCACCGTCACTTCACCGGTGTCTGCATCAATACTGAATGCATTGTTTGGATTACTTGATAATGTGTACGTGACATCACTGTTCGTACCATCTAAATCTTCCGCAAACGCAGTGACACCCACTGTGGCACCTGTCGTTGCACTTTCCGAGACTTCATTATCTGTTCCATCACTATCAGTGACAGCGGACACATCGAACTCATTCGCATCGTTGATGGCAATGTTGAACGTCTCTGAAGACGTGGATCCGTCATCACTCGTCGCTGTCACTTCGATCTGCATGCTTTGTGCATTCTCAAAGTTCAGCTGACTTGGATCATAAACAGTGACCACACCAGTATCTGCATTAATACTGAAAGCATTGTCAGGATTACTACTTAAACTGTAGGTGACAGAATCAGACCCATCATCATCACTGGCAAATGCGGTCACACCTACAACCACACCAATTGAAGCTGCCTCACTCACCTCATTCGCAGCATTGTCATTATCCGTGATAACACTAATATTAAATTCACTATTATCATCATTTATAGAAACAGCGTACGTTTCACTACTGCTAGAGCCATCAGTTGACGTGGCTGTTACTTCAATATCCATTGTTGTCGAAGTTTCATAGTCTATGCCATCTGGATTTGCAACCGTCACTTCTCCTGTAATTTCATTGATTGCAAATGCATTATTAGGATTATTAGTCAAACTATAAGTAACTGTATCACTTGAGTCTGCATCTGTTGCAAACGCTGTGACCCCAACTGAATCACCTATACTTGCTGATTCACTTACAGAATCTATAGCACTATTAATATCATTTACTGCACTGACATCAAACTCGTCCGCATCGTTGATGGCAATGTTAAAGGTTTCTGATGAGGTACTTCCGTCATCACTCGTCGCTGTCACTTCGATCTGCATGGTCTGCGCATTCTCAAAGTCTAATGCACTTGGATCATTCACCGTCACTTCGCCGGTGTCTTCATCGATCGTGAAGGCATTGCCTGGATTAGTTGATAATGTGTAAGTGACATCATTGGTGGTGCCATCCAGATCTTCCGCAAACGCCGTCACGCCGACACTCGCACCAGCTACCGCAGACTCACTGACTTCATTCGTTGCTGCATCACTGTCGGTGACTGCGGATACATCAAATTCATTCGCATCGTTGATGGCAATGTTAAAGGTTTCACTTGATGTCGAGCCATCTTCTGATGTCGCTGTCACTTCGATCTGCATGCTTTGTGCATTCTCAAAGTTCAGCTGACTCGGATCGTTGACCGTCACTTCACCCGTGTCTGCATCAATACTGAATGCATTGCCCGGGTTCGAACTTAAACTGTAGGTGACATCACTGTTCGTACCATCTAAATCTTCAGCAAACGCAGTGACACCCACACTTGCACCAGCTACCGCTGACTCACTCACCTCATTGGTGGCTGTGTCAGAATCAGTCACTGCTGACACATCGAACTCGTCCGCATCGTTGATGGCAATGTTAAAGGTTTCACTTGATGTCGAGCCATCTTCTGATGTCGCTGTCACTTCGATCTGCATGCTTTGTGCATTCTCAAAGTTCAGCTGACTTGGATCATTCACCGTCACTTCACCGGTGTTTTCATCAATTGCAAAAGCATTATTCGGATTTGAACTTAAACTATAGGTGATGGTATCCCCCGTATCTGCATCACTTGCAAATGCAGTTATTCCTACAGTATCACCAACACTTGCTGACTCAGCGATCTCATTAGTTGAAGCATCTGAATCAGTCACTGCACTGACAGAAAATTCATTTGAGTCATCTAATACAGTAACAACTAAGTCTTGTGTTATTGATAATCCACCTGAATCAGTAGATGTAACTGTCACTGTTATTGTGCCAGCATCTTCATAATTCAAGCTTTGCCCGTCTTTAAGTTTCAACAATGGATTTCCATTGCCATCATCTCCAATTTCAAAGCGAGCATCACTAACAGTATACGTATGACTGTCGACAACATCAGGATCACTAGTATGAAGCATCCCTACTATAGCTCCATCGTCGTTTTCATTAATGACAATCGAACTTAAAACAGAATCAACATCTGAATCAGCAAATACTTTCAACCCAGGATCATGAATTGCTCCTTGAAAGTCTCCGCCAATTCTTCCTTGACTGGAATTTCCAGCAATATTCCCTACACCAAAAGCATTTCCTCCATCCCAATCTGTATCTGTCCAACCCGACTGACTTGCAACTGTGCTATTGGCAATCGTCATTTCTTCTATATGCAAGGTATCAGACATCAACAATACTAAACTGTCATCATCTTTACTGACTCCCAATGCAAAATTGTAGGCAGTGTTTTCTTCAATCGGTGCTGACAGTTCTAAATCATTGCCACTGCCTGCAAAAACTTTAATCATTCCTTCGTCGATTACTACATTTAAGCCCGTACCACTGCCACCTGTCTCAAATAAAGTTTGCGCACTAGAAATATCATCTGAAGTTGTAAATGACATAACAAATACATTGTTTCCAGTTTCAAGACCAAGAGCACTAACACTTGTTCCAACATGTCCATCTGCAGCAATTGCATCTGCACCTGCTGGACATAAACCAATCTCAATAGGTGCATCATTGATATCATTTACGAGAATATTGAAGTCTTCAGTTGTTGATAAACCGCCTGAATCTGTTGAAGTAACCGTTACAGACAACATAGACTCAGACTCATAATCCAGAGTTACCCCATCTTTTAACTTAAGCTGTCTATTCCCACTGCCATCTTCAACAACTTCAAAGCGTGCATCATCAACTGTATAACTATGGCTATCACCTGCATCTACATCTGCTGTTGATAAATTACCAACGATTGCCCCATCAGTGTTTTCATCAACAATCGCATCAATTGTAGTAAGTACATCTGTTAATTCAGAATTTGCATATACATTTAAACCAGAATCATTTATAGATCCTTGAAAATCTCCGCCAACATTTCCCTGACTCGATCCACCACCGACTTGACCTACTCCTATGTGATTACCGCCATCCCAATCAGTATCTGTCCAATTTGTTTGACTATCTGCCAAACTATTTTCAACTGTCATTTCCGCAAGTGGCAAGGAATCCGATAACAACATTGTCAAACTGTCATCTGACTTATTTACCTCTAGTGCAAAGTTATAAGACGTGTTCCCATTAATTGGCACGCTTAGCTCTAAATCGTTTCCACCACCCGCAAATACTTTTAGCATCCCTTGGTCTATCACCACATTTAAACCAGTGCCACTTCCACCCGTCTCAAATAATGTTTGAGAACTACTTACATCAACTGCAGTGTCAAAAGACAAAGTAAATACATTGCTACCGGTCTCCAACCCCCGATCTTGAATGCTATTTGCACTCACAAAGCCATCACCTGCGGTAAAATCAGCAGCAGGCAAATCAGATGAACCAGGTACATTTTGCGGATCCAGTGTAATGTCTGTTGGCGCTTCATTAATATCGTTAACATTAATATCGAATACTTGTGACACAGTTAATCCGCCAGAATCTGTAGATGTTATTGTGACAGCAATAGATTCTTCAGCCTCGTGATTAAGCTGCTCGCCATCTTTCAACTTAAGCTGCATATTGCCGCTACCGTCATCAATAATTTCAAAGCGTGCATCATCAACAGAATAGGTATGCGAATCTCCCGCATCTACATCACTTGTTGACATATTACCAATGACTGCTCCATCAGAATTCTCATTGACAGCTGAATTAGAAACAGACATTTCGACTGGGCCATCATTTGAGCCCGTGACAGTGATTACCATTTCCGCTGTATCAGTGGCACCACTCTCATCTTGAACTTGATAAGTAAATGTAACGTCTTGCGAGTCACCCTCTGCAAGCGTTTGAAAGTCTTCACCTGGAATAAAACTATATGAGCCATCTGGATTGATTGTTACTGATCCAGATGATGGCTGGGCAACTACACTGAAAGTAAGTGCATCATTATCATCATCTTGAGCAATTAACTGCCCGTTATAAACATTATCTTCGTCAGTAGTAGCACTTGAATTAAAGGCTTCTGGTGCAGTGTTAGAGTTATCAGGCGAAAATAAGTTTTCTTCTTCGATTTGATCATCAATATCTATAGGTTGAAATGCACTGTTACTCGCACTTCCATTTGTATTCTGATTATCTAAATTTTGAACGCTCGCAGTTTCACTTTCTGCAACATCAACTTTATTTGCGTCTTGAGATTGACCTTGTTGAATATTTGTCTGACGAGAAATTGATTCATCATTATTACTTTCTGGTTCCGCTGAATATATTGCAGATTCTTCAACAATAATATTGTTTTGCGAATCCTCAACCAGCGCTTCTTTAGAGAGATCTTCAAATTCTTGCGCCTGCTTTTCTATAGGCACCTGCTGATCAACACCCTCATCATCAGGAAATTCATTCACTTCCATTTGGATGTTTTGTTTGAAATGTTCTTCTCGAACCTCAGGGCCTGACAATGATTCATTGGTTTTTGCCTTACCCAGAGCATCTTCATCACCCTCTACAGGTATTACCGAATCAGAAATATTCCCTTTATCATCAGCCATTTGTCGCTCCTCGACATTACAGATTTAATGAGCACACGCTCCCATTAGCTGTATCGACAGGCTAAACAAATACTTTAGGTGCAGCTGGACAGGTATAAGCGGTTTAATTTAGATTATGTGAAGGAATTCACACTGCAGATGTATAACAAATAGATTAAAGCTGTGAGTCCGTTTCAATAAATATACTAAGGACATTCTTAAATTTAATTTTTATTTCGCGATCAAGCTAAGAGACAAGGCGCTCTATTTCTTCTGTTCGCATAGGATCAGAAAACTATACGCTTAAGTTTACCAGTATATAATCTGGCGCCATATGCATTGTGAGCACTTTATTCAGCTTTTGTACACCACGCGTCTGGTGCGATACTCCTCGAATTCCATGTACAACTTGTTGCATTACAACAAAAAAATCCAGGACCTTTACTTTCTTATGATGAATCCACCATAATTTACAAATAGTTTAAAATTAGTTACACAGCTTTATATATTGATGCGCCTTCATCTTTAAATTGCTCAGATTTTTCTTTCATTCCCGACTCTATCGCAACTTTAATATTTCCTATACCTTTGTTTTTTGCATATTCACGAACATCTTGCGTTATTTTCATAGAACAAAACTGAGGCCCACACATTGAACAGAAATGAGCAACCTTAGAAGAATCTTTTGGTAAAGTTTTATCATGGAACTCACGTGCACGTTCTGGATCTAGACTTAAATTAAATTGATCCTCCCAACGAAATTCAAAACGCGCTTTAGATAATGCATTATCTCTTAACTGTGCACCTGGGTGACCCTTAGCAAGATCAGCAGCATGTGCTGCTATCTTATAAGTGATAATTCCATCTCGAACATCTTCACGATCGGGTAGTCCCAAATGTTCTTTTGGAGTGACATAACAAAGCATCGCAGTTCCATACCAACCGATTTGCGCTGCACCAATAGCAGATGTTATGTGGTCATACGCTGGTGCAATATCTGTCGTTAATGGACCTAGAGTATAGAAAGGTGCCTCATAGCAATCTTGTAACTCCTTTTCCATATTTTCTTTAATCATTTGCATAGGTACATGACCGGGCCCTTCTATCATGACTTGCACATCATGCTCCCAGGCAATTTTCGTTAATTCACCTAGTGTCTCTAATTCTGAAAATTGCGCTTTATCATTTGCGTCTGCAATACACCCTGGTCGCAATCCATCACCAAGTGAAAAAGCAACATCGTAGGATTTCATGATTTCGCATATATCTTCGAAATGCGTATATAAAAAACTTTCTTCATGGTGAGCTAAACACCACTTAGCCATAATTGAACCACCGCGCGAAACAATTCCAGTTAACCTGTCAGCTGTAAGCGGCACATATGCCAAACGCACACCCGCATGAATTGTAAAATAATCCACGCCCTGTTCTGCTTGTTCAATAAGCGTATCTTTAAACAGCTCCCAAGTAAGCTCTTCAGCTTTTCCATTTACCTTTTCTAACGCTTGGTAAATTGGAACTGTACCCACGGGTACTGGGCTATTCCGCAATATCCATTCACGTGTTTCATGGATATGTTTACCTGTACTTAAATCCATGATGGTGTCACCACCCCAACGTACTGACCATGCCATTTTTTCTACTTCCTCAACAACAGAAGAAGTAACAGCCGAGTTGCCAATATTAGTGTTCACTTTAACCAAAAAGTTACGTCCAATAATCATTGGCTCAGATTCTGGATGATTTATATTATTTGGTATAATAGCCCGGCCTCGTGCCACTTCTTCTCGCACAAATTCAGGTGTGATTTCTTCCGGTAAATTAGCGC harbors:
- the thiC gene encoding phosphomethylpyrimidine synthase ThiC, with the translated sequence MSVTELDLISQTKKLGEEVTRPFPRSKKIFVNGSNDSIRVGMREVECDDTGTSFGAEENPAIPVYDTSGPLTDPAADVDLSNGIERVRAPWIEMRQDTCELAELSSEFGRQRLTDSSTDHIRFQVKHAPRKALAGKNVTQMHYAKNGIITPEMEYIAIRESLRLQELRTDPRYKKLLKQHAGESFGANLPEEITPEFVREEVARGRAIIPNNINHPESEPMIIGRNFLVKVNTNIGNSAVTSSVVEEVEKMAWSVRWGGDTIMDLSTGKHIHETREWILRNSPVPVGTVPIYQALEKVNGKAEELTWELFKDTLIEQAEQGVDYFTIHAGVRLAYVPLTADRLTGIVSRGGSIMAKWCLAHHEESFLYTHFEDICEIMKSYDVAFSLGDGLRPGCIADANDKAQFSELETLGELTKIAWEHDVQVMIEGPGHVPMQMIKENMEKELQDCYEAPFYTLGPLTTDIAPAYDHITSAIGAAQIGWYGTAMLCYVTPKEHLGLPDREDVRDGIITYKIAAHAADLAKGHPGAQLRDNALSKARFEFRWEDQFNLSLDPERAREFHDKTLPKDSSKVAHFCSMCGPQFCSMKITQDVREYAKNKGIGNIKVAIESGMKEKSEQFKDEGASIYKAV